One segment of Triticum aestivum cultivar Chinese Spring chromosome 2A, IWGSC CS RefSeq v2.1, whole genome shotgun sequence DNA contains the following:
- the LOC123189742 gene encoding general transcription factor IIH subunit 2: MYGVGVGGGGGGFNAPSTASGRRKNQEDDDDEEEEETGDGRVLEAWERAYADDRSWEALQEDESGLLRPIDTKNLVHSQYRRRLLLRSAAAAARIQKGLIRYLYIVIDLSKAASEMDYRPSRMAVVAKCAEAFIREFFDQNPLSHVGLVTIKDGISHRLTEIGGSPESQINALMGKLECSGDSSLQNALELVNGYLNQIPSYGHKEVLFLYSALNTCDPGDIMETIEKCKKSKVRCSVIGLAAEIFICKHLCEETGGSYTVALDESHFKELLLEHAPPPPAIAEYAAANLIKMGFPQRGAEDLISICSCHKKIKSGAEGYICPRCKVNVCELPTECRTCGLTLVSSPHLARSYHHLFPVAPFDEVTFKLGQKGGQNCFGCQQSLINTGGQSNIHVCCPKCKHHFCFDCDIYIHESLHNCPGCESQCSSSR, translated from the exons atgtacggcgtcggcgtcggcggcggcggaggcgggttCAACGCGCCGTCCACGGCCTCCGGGCGGCGCAAAAaccaggaggacgacgacgacgaggaggaggaggagaccggcGACGGCCGCGTCCTCGAGGCGTGGGAGCGCGCCTACGCCGACGACCGCTCGTGGGAGGCGCTGCAGGAGGACGAGTCCGGCCTGCTCCGCCCCATCGACACCAAGAACCTCGTCCACTCGCagtaccgccgccgcctcctgctccgCTCCGCGGCCGCCGCGGCCCGCATCCAGAAGGGCCTCAtccgctacctctacatcgtcaTCGACCTCTCCAAG GCAGCTTCAGAAATGGATTATCGCCCTAGTCGAATGGCTGTTGTTGCTAAGTGTGCTGAGGCATTCATAAGGGAATTCTTCGATCAGAATCCCTTGAGCCATGTTGGGTTAGTGACAATTAAAGATGGCATTTCTCATCGACTTACGGAGATTGGAGGGAGTCCAGAGTCACAGATTAACGCATTGATGGGCAAGCTTGAGTGTTCTGGTGATTCATCTCTGCAGAATGCTCTAGAACTTGTCAATGGTTACTTGAACCAGATTCCTTCCTATGGTCACAAGGAAGTATTATTTTTGTACTCCGCACTGAATACATGTGATCCTGGTGATATCATGGAGACAATAGAAAAATGCAAGAAATCCAAAGTTAGATGTTCGGTTATTGGGCTTGCTGCAGAAATTTTCATTTGCAAGCATCTCTGTGAAGAGACTGGTGGATCATATACGGTTGCACTAGACGAG TCCCACTTCAAGGAATTGCTGCTTGaacatgctcctccaccacctgcCATTGCAGAGTATGCTGCAGCTAATTTGATTAAGATGGGTTTTCCACAGAGGGGAGCAGAGGATCTTATCTCCATCTGCTCTTGTCATAAGAAAATTAAATCTGGTGCTGAAGGTTACATATGTCCCAGATGCAAAGTTAATGTCTGTGAGCTTCCGACGGAGTGCCGAACATGTGGTCTAACACTTGTTAGTTCTCCACATCTGGCACGAtcctatcaccatctcttccctgTAGCGCCATTTGATGAGGTGACGTTCAAATTAGGTCAAAAGGGAGGACAAAATTGTTTTGGCTGCCAGCAGAGTCTCATTAACACCG GTGGCCAGTCTAATATCCATGTCTGCTGTCCAAAATGCAAGCACCACTTCTGCTTCGACTGTGATATTTACATCCATGAGAGCTTGCATAACTGCCCCGGTTGCGAGAGTCAGTGCAGTTCATCTCGGTAG